The Medicago truncatula cultivar Jemalong A17 chromosome 7, MtrunA17r5.0-ANR, whole genome shotgun sequence genome includes the window ctaacaatgattatctatttcaatgaaaccaataatatataatctaaatttttattatttattacatgtgttatttgtattgaaaattgagggcatttttggaagaaaaaaatgtcagtCCAAAAGAGGTGAAAGATGTTattttctctatatatatacaGTATAAATATTGTATAGATTATAACTTGCGCCAgttatttaagtttctttttttgagggaatgggtttcttttttatttttgtgtttttttttttttttttggtggtcggGATTCAAACcaaccttgtatatattatgtattatccTTACCAACTGTGCTAAGCTCACGGAGACATTTTTATGTGTTTCTATCACACCATTCACACGTCAGATCATATAagccttttctttttaatttgattttaaaattaaactaatttagcaatcaaataaaaactttaattttttttggaagattAAACTTTTCTTCTTTCATATGGTGAAAACATCTATCTTATATTTGTACGACGAAGAAAACAAGGGAACaatacaactatttttttttttctcactttgtaacaataatatttttttgttattaaaaaaacaccAATCTTTTCCTATAAAGCCAAAGCATTGGATATCCTTGCCAATTTGTATGTAAATTCTGAGATTGGGCGTAAAATCCGAAGGACAACACACAATAAAATGGTCAAACATGAAgtgcaaaaaaacaaacaagagcACAAGTCaaataaaaatctatattttctcTATTGTCTTAAAACTTGTTttgcttttttaatttaataattgagTTTTTGTATGGGTTAGTAGGGTCCACAAAAGGCTAATCTAACGTGGAGGTCACCCACATAAAGAGCCACCCTAAACATTATTACACCATCGTGCATCCACGTAACCCACACAACAACTAGTCGGTGACATTGGAGAATCACCAAATAGCATCTTCCTTGTTTTATTTTaggtgaaaaataaaaagaagaaaaaaatatacacaatTTTGATTAGtatattttaatagtttttttaatttgttaatatttgttGAAGTTGAGAATTGAATccattatttcaattttatactCTCAtctcaaccatgaaatcaaccttaaaagttcatatttcttttaaaatgttaaatgcTAGAATTGTTAGTTTTATACTTGAAGTGAGGATAAAAAACTTTCAACCTTCTTATCAATTCACTCTTAAATTCTTCGTACCAACGAcaaatctatttttaatttaaatatgatatattccttaaaaaaaattaaatatgatatatatcaTATAGGATCATTATGTGGATTGGCAAATCTAGTTGAGATGTATTTCCTTCTCTTTGATGACATTATTCTCttaatttaccaaaataaaaatcacatcaTTATCAAGTTTGCATAAACCTAgtgcaaaacaattttttattttgaaaaagcaAAACCAACCGAAATTGGTATCagaaaaaatcaaacttttttttttaaggaaagaaaaacttTGAGATAAGCACATTATCAATGTCTCAAGACAATACCATCAAAATAGAATATTGTTATCTTATTTATTATCATATGCGCATCAAATACataattaatgtttatttttctttaacaaaGTTCATTTTATCATACAATGTGTTTGACATACACttgataacaaaataaaatatcatctCCTATTCTTATCAAACCCCATAAGCTCAAATATTAAACAGATTATTACATTTTTGGTTTGGTATTATTCCTCTGATCAATAATTATTCcattcaaaaattaaacttgATTTCTTCCGAACGAACATATTATtacctttctttttttggttacacataTATTATTACTGCTATTTCATAATAACCTTCAATTTGCacaaactaaattttaaaaaataatgtcactttcattttttaatatagttttattcattttttctaaCTCTAtcttatattaatattgtatgcatcattgttattattctttcttttaCATTAATGACGATAAAAATATACTAATAgttgataagaaaaatattcaattacacttttttccttctattttatcaaattcatGAAAATAGTCCTTCCATTTTCACATTTATTGCAATTTTAACCACGCTTACATTTTGTTTAGattcataaaaatatatgttccCTCTGCATTATCAAATTCATGAAAATAATCCACCCATTTTTacatttataacaattttttttttatgtaaattggGTATCTTCCGCACACGCAGCTACCGAGACTAATTTCTCGAGTATTGTGAGACCTAAATGGGCGAGAAGCTCTTCCTAAAAGTTTTAGGGTGATACATGCGCAAGGTTGGATTCGAACTCAGAACGTTGGTTAAGCTAGAATAGAacatttatatcaattttttgtggTGTTTAGGGTTCGAACTTcaaaccttatatatattatacattgtccttaCCAGCTGAACTAAACTAACGTGgataatatttatatcaattttaacCACACTTGctttttgtttagattttgaaatgatttatttaaaagaattgttctattttttttttctttctttcttctgaaGATTTCATGCGTACATGTGAAAATTGGTCGGCATATTATGGGACATCACAGCTCTTCTAATAGTACCTTTTTTGGGGTACAACTAATTGTACCTTATCGGATGCAACGTTTAGCTGAAGTTTGTCCGTTTAGTTCAATCTCTTTTCTTACTCATTTCATTATAAAAGAGTAGATAGataatctcttttaaaaaaattaaaataaaaatagcttaattGTATTTTGGTTCTCTATTTCCACCCAATTTAGCTTCGattctaatttaaaatttagtaTTTTTAGATTCAAGATTCATGAAAGGACAATACGTTATGTATATAGAACAACGCTAACAAtatacttattcatcttaaaaaaaagtaaatttcgATTcactaaattatttataaaaagataaaagaaaatgattttcaaGCTATTTGTGTATTTCAACCAAGGTTTTTATAGAAAGTTTGACAACCGAAATTTCATTTGAATGGACCACATTTGATTGCAGTAACTCTTTACAATAACAAAATCATCACGACACTATGACTACcgttaattattaaaatgaaaaacttgATTTAACTATCCACcataaaaatatctttttcttaaggaaccataaaaaaaacatatcttattcattaaaaagattaataaaaCATATCTTATTCAATCAACTAAACTACCATTTATTAACCTGAACGTCacgatcaaaatttaaaactttaacTTCTTCATTCATACGTATAAGTTCTCAAATAGTTATTGAGATTTTGTCTATCTTAAAAAAACAGATTTTCATTACTTCAATTATCTCTCAAAAAAGTTCACACATTAAAAAAGGTGGAGAAGACACTTAATTTCACCAATTTaactgatattttttttctttcaacagaCAATATAGACATAGTCGAATTTTAGGGTGTGCAAAGAGCTCAATGGAGCTGAGCCTCTCTAAGGTAtgaacttcaaaaaaaaaaaaattatagttcaaTAGTACTACTAAACACTATCctactaaaaaaaacattcttgTTCTCTTTCTCTCTGATACCACACGTTCCATCACCATCACTCCATTGgactttgtttttcttcttccccgatttgatttcttttttctcatatgttgtcttgttttaggcctattagaattaAGTCCCATTGCTTTTGATGTTAGGTGGATGTTTTTTTAAGGGTGGTTTGAGATCCCTCATGTATACGGCAGTGATTTTCATCTTTGGGTTTATCGCATATATACAACactttgtatttatcttttaaaaaatttaaataaaacattaatttttaaaaaaaaaattattttattaccaGTCTATTTTCACTTATGAAGCCGAACCTCCAAATTCGTAGGAACGGCCCGGTGCAATATACCAACCTAACACAATTTAGGCAAAGCTAGATGTTACAGACTATTTTACCTGATGCTATTTACACGGTGGAACTTTCTTTGtaggaaaaaagaaaatggtagaattttcaattttcaatttgaaaagTAAAAAGCAAAGATATTTGGAAACGTGACTGCAGAACAAAAAAACCGAACTATTCCTATTCCTATTCCTATTCCCACCCTTTTTAGCATACAATCCGCCACACTCAATCACCGCCCAATTCCATTAACCAACTAAACTTTCCTCCTTACGTCTGCAGTCAAGAAGTGCCAGCAAACAAACCACCAACCAACCCAACACCCGCCGTTACCTCCATCGGCCGCTGCACGCCACCTCTCTTAACGTTTTTGATATCGACACCCCCCCTTCTCTTTCGCGGTTTCGTACCGAATTCGATACTTTCAAACGCGCCATTTCTATTATATTCTATTGGATTGGATCTCGGAAAGTGATATatacattttacttttttcttcttctctcttcttcttctctcttcaggtatatatatgtataaaacgACGCcgttttgatttgttttcatGAATGCAATGCTATTTTTTCCGATCATGAGTTGATTGATCTACGATTTTCTGTTAatgtatctttttattttgttaatattttgatCAAGTTTGATTGAGGTTTTTtagatttcaattttcattgaaTTTGGATTGTTTCAATCTCCGTTCAtctatttttgttaatataatgATATCTggatttttgtttggtttaattCAGCTTAATTGTGGTTTTTGcgattttcaattttcattgaaCTTGGATCGTTTCAATCTCGATGGATTTTTGTGTTTCTCGATtgattatcaatattttttggaaagTGTTATAGATTGAAAcgagttttgtattttgatttggttttttgttCTTTGATCGTGGaatcatgttaatttttatgaTTGATCCAGCTGAATAtgttaaattttgttaatttgggGATTTGATCCAGCTGAATAGTGGtgttgaattcttcaaatttaagtAAACGATTTCTAAATTCACCCCAAAAAAACGCGGAGGTTTACTGGAATTGTGCTTTCTGATATTTAAGTATTAACTATGGAATGTTCTAAATCCCCCAAAAAAACGCGGAGATTTACCGGAATCGTGCTTTCTGATGTTTAAGTATTAACTGAATGTTCTAAATCTGCCCCCAAAAAACGCGGAGGTTTACTGGAATCGTGCTTTCTGATATTTAAGTATTAACTGTGGAATGTTCTAAATCCGCCCCCAAGAAACGCGGAGGTTTACCAGAATCGTGCTTTCTGATATTTAAGTATTAATTATGGAATGTTAATAGTTTCTTTAGAGTCTGCATTTGTCTATATGCGATTTAATTTAATCCAGCTGAATATGCTGCTGTGTTATGCTTGAATTACTCGTAAATGAAGTGAAATGTTAcgtttttatttgtatattccATTATTAAATGCAGTTCTTGCTTTCTTTTGATGCAGAGGTAATTGAGGCGCGAATTGTTTGCGTCTTGAATATAATGCAAGGTACAAAGTCTAAGACTTATCGCGTGTGTGAGTTTTAGTAGTGTTTGTTATTTTGTCTACATACAAAAAATGAAGTCTTATTTGatattgagatgttgatttgattgtacaaatatttgTTATGGCGTGGCGACTGATGATTATGGTTTTAGGAGAGGGATTATTAGTTCAAGAAGATGAGAGGAGTAGAAGTTTGGAGCCTGAAACCTCTGAGGATGAGTGGCGGAAATCTCGAGCTAGATCTCTTAGGAGAAGAGCAATGACTGCTTCAACGAGGCTCACTTATAGTCTCAGGAAGCGTAATAAACGTGTAGCGGATTAtcaatttgattcaatttttataGAAGATGTTCGAGATGCCAAAGAGGAAGAAGCCGTGAATTCATTTAGACTGGCATTACTTACAAGAGACCTGCTTCCCGATTCCCATGATAATTATCACACAATGCTGAGGTAATTCGTCTGACTGAACTTAAATTTACTTCTCATTTGGTAGCTTAATTTTACCACTTCAAATAAATGGAAATATCACTGGATCTCATCGATTCAAATGTCGaggtacaattttttatttaacgtTAATCATGGAGAATTAGTCACACAAAGATGCAACATAAAGCACATTTCTGGAGAGACATTGTAGTTTCTGCCTCtctttaatatgattttttctttcaaattggagtattctttttttttttttttgatagatagTATTCTTCCTTTTATATCATAGGGTTGGAacacaatttaattaatgaattatttatCGAGATTGCCgttctttgatattttaaaactttttccaGAAACTTCTGTCAAggagaattgatttttttcaacAAGGCGAGTAGAAttgaccaaaaatattttttatactagTTTTGTGCAAAAAGAAATTCTTTACACATGTAGTATATTACAGGCTGCTGCTGGTTTAATGCTGCAGGTTTCTGAAGGGCAGAAAATTTGACCTTGATAAAACGGTCCAGATGTGGGCAGATATGCTCCATTGGAGAAAGGAGTATGGAGCAGACTCTATTTTACAGGTAAAGTTTGGTAGTAGTTGGTTTTCCCTTTACTTAATAGGGAAGctagtctttaattatttgtgcACAATGATTGTAAGAGCTTATCTGAGTTTTCAACTCGAAACAGCCACCCAAAGCAAGTAGTTGTAGCGAGGGAAAATCTAACAGGAGATTTTTCCAAATATTATAAGTTTGATTAGgaattattttaatcttttcatCTGAAGGAACATTAAAACAATGAATAATATGTAGGATTTCGTATATAAGGAGTTTGAAGAGGTTCAGCGTTATTACCCTCATGGTATGCACGGTGTGGACAAAGAGGGGCGGCCAGTGTATATTGAGAGACTTGGCAAAGTTGATCCCATCAAGTTGATGAATGTCACCACAATAGATCGATTTTTAAGATATCATGTTCAGggatttgaaaaattgtttcaagAGAAATTCCCTGCATGTTCTATAGCAGCAAAGCGGCACATTGATAAAACAACTACAATAATTGATGTGCACGGCGTGGTAAATTCTatgcttataacaacatttcagAATGGCCTACATTCAGTCGAAATCGAAGTTTATTGTTACTTTCTATATTTTGCAGAATTGGTTGAGCTTTAGCAAAATTGCACATGAACTTGTTATGCGCATGCAAAAAATTGATGGTGATAACTACCCTGAGGTAACTAAATGTTGTAGTATGTTTAATTTGACTTGCTAGGAAAATCATAGTAGTGATCTTTAAATTGCCAATCTCAATTATTCAATTCCGAGATtcttaaaaagataaagaagaaagaaagtctGCAAGTAGTTTCTATTCATGATAgctaaaaaatgcaattttgtaCAAATTAGGGTTGTATGTTTTTATGTTCCTACTAAGTTCAGTGTTTGTGTTTCTTTTGTCATTATACAATTCATTTTTGTCATGCATATGTTGACATGGGTGCATGCATGTATGTGCACTCAAATACATGTCAAAAAGGAACCTGAATTAGGGATAGATATCATACAATGCACTGTACCCTTACTGCAAAATGAAAGTTGCATTTGGTAATTTTGGTATACAGACGTTGTGCACTTCTGAATGTGCTCTTCTTTTTCCAGACATTAAACCAGATGTTCATTGTCAATGCTGGTAGTGGGTTCAAGCTAGTATGGAATACAGCAAAAGGATTTCTTGATCCGAAGACCACAGccaaaataattgtatatactTTCTTTCTGTGCTTTCATTTGACTTTAGAAAGGAATGAGAAGAGTCTAAATGATTCATGCTGGATTTACAGGTTTTGGGCAGCAAGTTCCAGAGCAGATTGTTAGAGGTTATAGACTCATGGTATGTGTTGTTTTTTCACTGTCTCAGCTAGTTAACTGCTTCTATGTCTGTAATAATGAATATTTTACCACCGTTTCCTTTTGAACAGCCAACTTCCTGATTTTCTGGGTGGAAGTTGTTCATGCCCAAATGATGGAGGATGTCTTACATCTAACAAGGGACCTTGGAATGACCCTTCCATTTTGAAAGTATGACATCATTAGGATTCTTGCTCCTGCACTTGTTTGAATTCTATCAAGAATTATCGCTCAAACCTACAGCTAATACTCCCTTGTGCTATGTACAGTTGTTAAACTCTAGAGAAGAAACAAAGCCAACGAAATTTGGAAGTTCTTCTGTTGCTGATAGATTAGACACAGAGTCGTATCCTAGCATGGTCACTCATAAATTGGTAAAGTTTGAGTCcagtattcttttttttttgtccagtTCGCGAGTCACATTCGTGCTGTTTTTGCATGATGTGAAGCTTTACTCATGACTATTTCTTCACAGGTTACAAACACTGAAATATCTGAACCTGGATCAACGTCAGAAGCAACATTGATTCCTTCAACCTTTATGCAATCAGTTCCTTCTAGCGAGAATGTGAGCtgtctttctattttcttgttcaagtgttttatctttttttacaTGTAGAAGTTATAGGGTTCACCGGTTCAGGTATAGAGGGTAGAAAAAGGATACTAAGAATTATAAAATTGGGGAAATGCTGGAATGAAATTCTTTCCAAATACTCACTTGTTGGGAGAAGTTTATGTGGATTCCATTCCCTATTTGGTTGGACAAACTACCATATTTGTGGGACCCACATGAATTTCACCAGAGAATGAAGAATATGTTGGATGGTGGTGTTGTTGgcatttttcatttatatcaTATAATGTGAGTGGTATGCTACTTTTTATTACAGAAGACAAAGTATCAATCTTTATTTATTCCAATTCTACTGTTAATCCTCTTCAATTAATCATGATATTTAAAGACAAATGAAAATCAATCCTAAGAGACTAAGAGGTAACTTGTTAAAGAAATATGTAAAAGGTATGCTGGCAtatgttaaatattttatgatgaagcAATAATGTGAGACGTTTTTCTAGACATCCTCTAACAATACATCTCTCATGATATTTATGAAACCTGAACACTAACATGAACACCAAATAAAACAGACACATGCAATGTCTAAAATATAGGACATCAGGATATAGTACACTCACATGCATATACATGTAAATATAGGAAGCGTAATGGTTGTGATCATGAGCGGAATTAATCTTGACCGTTCACTTGTAGTTGTATGGTGAGGCTTATCTCCTCACGTATACATATACCCACttcatacaacaacaaccaagccttatcccactaagtagggtcagctacatggatcaaattacttGATAGTGTTCtatcttaaacaatattttgAGCACAAAGGTACCATAATGTAAGGGGTGTGTGTAAAAGGAATTTGACAATCAGACCATATTTgcttaattttgaaagaaaaaggatTTGGTTTACTCGAAAAATATTTGAGGTCCAAAATCACACAGTACAAATTAGAAGGATCACAAGTGTTATTAAAAACTTCGAGctttcacattttatttttatctagaGTTTCTCTAAATAAAGTAGATAGTAAGTGAAACACTTCATGGGTTCCATCCACATTCCATACTAGCTAAATTCTGTCATTTTCGTCATGAAAATATTGGTCGGGATACTTTTGTTGCGAAATTAAAAATTTGAGGATACTAACACCAAGATAAAGATTTCAAACATAATTGGAAGTTtgtataatatttaattttttccctaaattttaataaattggcAGGGAACGTGAGGCCTTTTTTGGCCCTACACCAATTTCAACTTCCATAAAGGTTGATGGAAATATGATCGTCAAATACCATAGTTACCAAATTTTGAACTTAATGGAAAGAAggaaaaagttttggaataaAAGTGAAAGTCAATATAACCTTCAATATTAAATAGATAGTTAAAAGTCAattttctgtaaaaaaataaataaaactggTGTACGGGgaaatttttatgaattaaagTGGCACCAATAGGCCTTTTACGACTGTCCTCAAGGGGACTCGAACTGAACACCTTGAGATTACAAGGCTAGGCTCTAACCACTGAACTAGCACCTCAAGTGTAATTTTCAGTCATTTGTATATTTACAGTTTTGCATAATATATTAGTTTATATTGTcacattgtttataatattgaaTAACTGCAACTCATGTATGATATGGAACTATATTGCAGAAAAGGATGAGAGACCGTGCACCTATCTGCAACCTAGTTGAGCCAAACAATGATGCCAAAGAAGTTGGTGATGTTGATTTACCAAGTACGTCatccaaaatcatgcatattataattatggattttttttttttttttttgactaaaggTTTGTGTTTTATTATGTTAAGCTCCCAAAATAtggtaaaattttgttttagtttctaaactttaaaaaatatattttgtcctTTATTTCTTGAAATGTACTATTCGTGGTCCACTGCTCCTTGTTGTGAACTTTGTCTTATTAATTTTTGACGTTTCAAATGGAGTGCCACCTTAGTTTTGTTCACATAGCCAAAAATACTTATTGGCTGCAGATGTGTTTAAAAACGCCAGTTCAAGTCATTTCTGCAATATACCCAATTAAAACCCTACTCTTCCTCATTTGGTTTCCTTCCTCGTCGATCCAGCAGAATCCTAATGCCGACACTCCTTACCCGTCAGAGTTTGCGTAGGCCCAGTAGTGATAGAATCTCCAGTTTGAACCCCCATTGGATCAATATTctcaatcaaacaaataataaCTACATTATCAACTAAATCCCCCTTAACCTCAAGCTCATATTCTTTCTAATCAAAGAATTTCAATCAAAACTTGATTGGTGAAGTTAACACCTGGCTTAGAAAATTTCCACCGAACCTTTTCTAGTGGAGGTCGGACTCCCGATCAACAGAAACTGTCCAATTTTGTTGTTTACATGGAGGCACTCTTTGAGGTTGGTTCTAATACCAGAAGGTGGGGTTTTAATCCCATTATTCTTCTTGGTTTGTTTGAACAAATTTTTGTCTTCATCTTTCTTAATGGCTGAGTTTCTCCCTAATGAGTTCCGTGTCGTATTTCTACAATGCGCCGCTCCGAAAATACCACGATGAGATTGAGTGTTGTCTGGCAACCCATGGTTGGAAAAAGGATGCCGATCGCTTTTATTTGAGAACCCGCTCCACCAAATGTCACGGGCATGATATAGGTCCTGCCAGCCATTTCATCATCACATCATTTCTTTCCTTCTGGAGATACAAGGTTTGAGAATTAGCGTCCTTTCCCAAAATTGGAAAACAATGCGGAAATACAGTTCCTAGTTCCCACCTAAGCTTTGACCAGTCTTTGTTAAATCGAcgaggaagaagaaacaaccTATGAAGAAGACTAgagtttcattttcaatttggtAAATTGGGGAAACGATGTGGCTTCGTGCGGTGGAGATGTTTTAAACACATCACCAGTCCACGGATATTATTTTCCCAAGTGTACAGGTCAGAGAACTCCATTTGACACTGAGCTGTTAATGAGATGAATTCCACAACAAGAACAATGAATAGTACATTTTAGGAAATGGAGGAAGAAAATATACTTTTTGAAGTTGAGAGATTACGACTCTAGTTTATATTCTGGGGGACTAGTAATTAGTTAACCCTTTTACCGTATTTAGCAGATGATGCTCTTGTTATGTGCTCTATATGATAATATTAGAATATGTGACATAACCTCAGTAATCTTTGCTTACATGACTTTGAGTATGGAGAAAATGAAAGCAGGAATTTGAtgtagtttaaatttatttagaaAACTATTTCTCTTGGTCCAGTCTTAACCAAGTCATGTGACACGTGGTCCTAAGGCCACCATGTTTTCAGAACAGAATAGAAATTATGGCTTTATATTTCTCTCTGTGCCAGAGACTTCTCTTTGGAAGTTCAGTTTTTATGCTCTGGAATATAGTATTCTTTGTTGCTTAAGCGATCTTATCTTACAACTTAATTAACTGTTTGAGCAACATTGACTTGTTTCCTTTTCTAGTTACAAGAATTCCATATCCTGCACTAATTATACTTTGAAAAATGGTGCATCTGATAGGGGGTTCAAGCAACAATATTTCAAGACAACCAAAGAAGCTAATTTCCTATGTCCGGAGTACATTGGATCAAATCATAGTCAAAGTGTTAGCTTGTATATATGTAGTATTTGCCGCACTTGGAAATTTTTTTGTGGTTCGCTCTGTCAACAACCAACCAAGAAGCCATCAGAAAATCCAGCATGTGGAATCCAGCTCTCTTGAACCATTAACCACCCCGGATATAAAGGAGCCAATTTGGCAGAGGTTGCGGGATTTGGAGGCAGTAGTGACTGAGATGGCTAATAAACCGAGAACAATTCCTCGTGAGAAAGAGGATATTCTTCAAGAGTCGTTGAGTCGTATAAAAGGAATAGAATTTGACTTGCAAAAGACAAGGAAGGTAGTGCCAGTCTCCTGTGATTAAGTTGATCCCTTTGAAGGACATACTCCCTCCggaatgaaatataagcaaaagtggTGGTTGAGAAATCGGTGTATGCGGTTAAGAATTTAGTCCACATACATCAACTTTTCAAGTACcctttttgcttatatttcattccGGAGGGAGTATTGTTTAAAGAATTCATATTACTGTGTTGATTGAGTTTGCTTCTTCATTTTAGGCACTGCTTGCAACTGCTTCAAAGCAAGCTGAGCTTGCTGAGTCACTGGAAAGCTTAAAAGATAACAAATTTGATGTAAGTTGCTATCACCTCTCATCTCCAGTTTGAGAACTTAATGTATTAACTTTGTTAATCAAAATAGACTGTTTTATAATGTATCCAGTGCATAGTGCATAcctttagattcatttaatgcAGAACATCATAGAATTCCACTTGGaagatttttttacatttatatCAAAACTGACATGAGCTAAAGAACAAAACTCATCATATTTGCACTGTGAACCTTCTTTCAAGGCTGGTTGCATTTCAATGTTTTacttgatatttttaaatgtgTTTCCAGATGGAATAAATGTATCTCGTCTCATATCATATGGTAttggttaatatatttttagatgTTATAGCCTTAAATAGTGTTGTAATACTTTTTTCCTACCAGAACTTCATTCTTTGTTTGTATGTACTGATAAAGATCACTTTCTAAAAATACAGGGGACAAAATCATGTTGGCctaaaaatagtaaatatgCCCCTGGAAGATGAGTATACCTCTCTACATCATACGTTTGCAAAGCTTGCCAGTATATTGTTTTTGATACTCTGCGGCTGAATTACTACCGGATCTAAACTTCTCTTGACTTATATAAAGGATTTATTCTCATAGGTGACTTTACTTCTGTGATATATCCACAGGATTTTGTACTCACACACACACCCTGGAAGAAATGGAAG containing:
- the LOC25498344 gene encoding phosphatidylinositol/phosphatidylcholine transfer protein SFH9 isoform X2, translating into MQGEGLLVQEDERSRSLEPETSEDEWRKSRARSLRRRAMTASTRLTYSLRKRNKRVADYQFDSIFIEDVRDAKEEEAVNSFRLALLTRDLLPDSHDNYHTMLRFLKGRKFDLDKTVQMWADMLHWRKEYGADSILQDFVYKEFEEVQRYYPHGMHGVDKEGRPVYIERLGKVDPIKLMNVTTIDRFLRYHVQGFEKLFQEKFPACSIAAKRHIDKTTTIIDVHGVNWLSFSKIAHELVMRMQKIDGDNYPETLNQMFIVNAGSGFKLVWNTAKGFLDPKTTAKIIVLGSKFQSRLLEVIDSCQLPDFLGGSCSCPNDGGCLTSNKGPWNDPSILKLLNSREETKPTKFGSSSVADRLDTESYPSMVTHKLVTNTEISEPGSTSEATLIPSTFMQSVPSSENKRMRDRAPICNLVEPNNDAKEVGDVDLPRGSSNNISRQPKKLISYVRSTLDQIIVKVLACIYVVFAALGNFFVVRSVNNQPRSHQKIQHVESSSLEPLTTPDIKEPIWQRLRDLEAVVTEMANKPRTIPREKEDILQESLSRIKGIEFDLQKTRKALLATASKQAELAESLESLKDNKFDGTKSCWPKNSKYAPGR
- the LOC25498344 gene encoding phosphatidylinositol/phosphatidylcholine transfer protein SFH9 isoform X1, coding for MQGEGLLVQEDERSRSLEPETSEDEWRKSRARSLRRRAMTASTRLTYSLRKRNKRVADYQFDSIFIEDVRDAKEEEAVNSFRLALLTRDLLPDSHDNYHTMLRFLKGRKFDLDKTVQMWADMLHWRKEYGADSILQDFVYKEFEEVQRYYPHGMHGVDKEGRPVYIERLGKVDPIKLMNVTTIDRFLRYHVQGFEKLFQEKFPACSIAAKRHIDKTTTIIDVHGVNWLSFSKIAHELVMRMQKIDGDNYPETLNQMFIVNAGSGFKLVWNTAKGFLDPKTTAKIIVLGSKFQSRLLEVIDSCQLPDFLGGSCSCPNDGGCLTSNKGPWNDPSILKLLNSREETKPTKFGSSSVADRLDTESYPSMVTHKLVTNTEISEPGSTSEATLIPSTFMQSVPSSENKRMRDRAPICNLVEPNNDAKEVGDVDLPRGSSNNISRQPKKLISYVRSTLDQIIVKVLACIYVVFAALGNFFVVRSVNNQPRSHQKIQHVESSSLEPLTTPDIKEPIWQRLRDLEAVVTEMANKPRTIPREKEDILQESLSRIKGIEFDLQKTRKALLATASKQAELAESLESLKDNKFDDFVLTHTPWKKWKYLVIPIFSGLRNEIWGVDSPNLFKAARSFYEGSGL
- the LOC25498344 gene encoding phosphatidylinositol/phosphatidylcholine transfer protein SFH9 isoform X3, which codes for MWADMLHWRKEYGADSILQDFVYKEFEEVQRYYPHGMHGVDKEGRPVYIERLGKVDPIKLMNVTTIDRFLRYHVQGFEKLFQEKFPACSIAAKRHIDKTTTIIDVHGVNWLSFSKIAHELVMRMQKIDGDNYPETLNQMFIVNAGSGFKLVWNTAKGFLDPKTTAKIIVLGSKFQSRLLEVIDSCQLPDFLGGSCSCPNDGGCLTSNKGPWNDPSILKLLNSREETKPTKFGSSSVADRLDTESYPSMVTHKLVTNTEISEPGSTSEATLIPSTFMQSVPSSENKRMRDRAPICNLVEPNNDAKEVGDVDLPRGSSNNISRQPKKLISYVRSTLDQIIVKVLACIYVVFAALGNFFVVRSVNNQPRSHQKIQHVESSSLEPLTTPDIKEPIWQRLRDLEAVVTEMANKPRTIPREKEDILQESLSRIKGIEFDLQKTRKALLATASKQAELAESLESLKDNKFDDFVLTHTPWKKWKYLVIPIFSGLRNEIWGVDSPNLFKAARSFYEGSGL